A portion of the Nomia melanderi isolate GNS246 chromosome 2, iyNomMela1, whole genome shotgun sequence genome contains these proteins:
- the Start1 gene encoding steroidogenic acute regulatory protein-like, translated as MAEDERQTVRAIAETLLSGSINSQRSSYTQASVTRTPDIIISEDLIAGEMQNGRMSNVRRSFCLFVTFDLLLTFLLWLICTMTAGESLESAFVNQVIHYYIKSSLFDIVMAAVCRYTVLLLFYALLRWNHWVIVSLTTATTCCFLIAKVFLFDWSKYNQPVFAVLLILTSFVLPWMEAWFFDIRVLPQETQARNWFRNFSEREPLLRPNNVDTAQYTGSEPTGYFFTPIDSPEQSGSDNDDEDAKRADASIRYPSIDTGKSPEDDHTKIDISKCYPSIDSDKLVEEDVVRLYGVVRNCFSLLASQHWHTENEMTNGDVIYYMNRSEPKGVLRKIVGVVNAPADLLINLLFDEIESSPSWNKLITKCSRIQNIDNNTDVVHQITSPHGGGLIGARDFVIVRHRMHYDKYYIITGSSMSTPMLPSPKNVVRAESIVSCCATEALRDQKKCKFTLMMHTDLKGWLPQGLVDRSTSTALSEFICYVRDYVEKRVNSRSANEKSSRRSSASSRSKKIRSK; from the exons ATGGCTGAGGACGAGAGGCAAACTGTTAGAGCGATTGCGGAAACCTTGCTCAGCGGATCCATAAACTCTCAAAGAAGTTCGTACACTCAAGCGAGCGTGACGCGCACCCCGGACATCATTATTAGCGAGGATCTAATCGCGGGTGAAATGCAAAACGGGAGAATGTCGAACGTCAGGCGTTCATTTTGTCTTTTCGTCACCTTCGACCTCCTGCTCACATTTCTCTTGTGGCTCATTTGCACGATG ACCGCTGGCGAAAGTCTGGAGTCGGCCTTTGTTAATCAAGTAATCCATTATTACATCAAGTCCTCGCTGTTTGACATTGTG ATGGCAGCGGTTTGCAGATACACGGTGTTGTTGCTCTTCTACGCGTTGCTTCGTTGGAACCACTGGGTGATCGTATCT CTAACAACCGCCACCACGTGTTGCTTCCTGATCGCCAAAGTGTTTCTCTTCGAT TGGTCGAAGTACAATCAACCGGTGTTCGCAGTCCTCCTCATCCTCACGTCTTTCGTGTTGCCATGGATGGAGGCGTGGTTCTTCGACATCCGTGTGTTGCCGCAAGAGACGCAGGCTAGAAATTGGTTCCGAA ATTTCAGTGAGAGGGAACCGCTGCTGCGGCCAAACAACGTGGACACGGCGCAGTACACCGGCAGTGAGCCGACCGGTTACTTCTTCACTCCCATAGATTCGCCTGAGCAATCGGGTTCGGATAACGACGACGAGGATGCGAAAAGAGCTGATGCTTCCATACGTTATCCGTCCATCGATACTGGCAAGTCG CCGGAAGATGATCACACTAAAATAGACATTTCCAAATGTTATCCGTCCATCGATTCTGATAAGTTG GTAGAAGAAGATGTGGTGAGACTGTACGGAGTAGTGAGAAATTGTTTCAGTTTGTTAGCGTCCCAGCATTGGCACACCGAAAATGAGATGACCAACGGTGACGTCATCTATTACATGAACCGTTCTGAGCCGAAAGGGGTGCTACGAAAGATAGTG GGAGTCGTCAACGCTCCGGccgatttattaataaatctgttATTCGATGAGATCGAGTCGTCGCCGTCGTGGAATAAATTGATCACGAAGTGCAGCAGGATACAA AATATCGATAACAACACGGATGTCGTTCATCAAATCACGAGTCCCCATGGCGGTGGCTTGATCGGCGCGCGAGATTTTGTCATTGTAAGACATCGTATGCATTACGACAAATACTACATCATCACTGGCTCGTCGATGTCTACACCGATGTTGCCGAGTCCCAAGAATGTTGTTCG GGCCGAGAGCATCGTCAGCTGTTGCGCGACAGAAGCTCTGCGGGACCAGAAGAAATGCAAGTTCACGTTGATGATGCATACTGACTTGAAGGGTTGGCTACCGCAAGGTCTCGTGGATAGATCCACGTCCACCGCGCTATCGGAATTCATCTGCTACGTGAGGGACTATGTGGAAAAGAGGGTGAACTCGCGGTCCGCGAACGAGAAGTCCTCGCGACGATCCTCCGCGTCCTCGCGGTCGAAGAAAATTCGATCGAAGTGA
- the LOC116424721 gene encoding NAD kinase 2, mitochondrial isoform X1, translated as MTTFGHFRRTAKALQFLRPCKYNACTGLQQFLRNESSFIPKRVLIVGKLSRYYFEKLREPDLTKEELKRKLLERGSDYEDMLASHIATKNVEQQVIEVLKKMNIEYKIINRKNLDLSNFTWADLILPIGGDGTFLLASNMIFDDKKPIIGINSYPERSEGFLMLSAQYTKRIPDIFEMLKAGQYRVLMRRRIRTTLKGDDIWEPPFHTHEKGRVAGGEKFYVQDLNGQKSNNLPKERRLPWLALNEVFMAESLSARTSDLLIKVNDEEKYHMVKSSGLCISTGTGSTSWYKSINSVSPQIVRDIVNVVGEKREFSREEIEKICVTFNDSLRFDAEDQRLCYAVRDMIVNDLWPVPKCLNPRGFCKKLTVRSQCFDAGLVLDGGIAVPFNFGATAVMETHPEDSLRSLILPD; from the exons ATGACGACGTTTGGCCATTTTCGACGGACTGCCA aaGCTTTGCAATTTTTGCGACCGTGCAAGTACAATGCTTGTACCGGTCTCCAACAATTTCTACGGAACGAATCGAGTTTCATACCGAAGCGTGTGCTCATCGTGGGCAAATTGTCCcgttattatttcgaaaaattgcgGGAACCAGACTTGACCAAAGAAGAGTTGAAGAGGAAGTTGCTGGAAAGGGGTTCGGACTATGAGGATATGTTGGCTAGTCATATCGCGACGAAAAATGTGGAACAACAGGTGATCGAAGTGTTGAAGAAGATGAACATAGAGTACAAGATAATAAACAG AAAGAATCTCGACCTATCGAATTTCACATGGGCCGACTTGATTCTTCCGATAGGCGGCGATGGTACGTTCCTACTGGCGTCGAATATGATATTCGATGACAAAAAACCGATTATCGGTATTAACTCGTATCCCGAAAGATCAGAAGGATTCCTCATGCTCTCAGCACAGTATACGAAAAGAATACCCGACatttttgaaatgttgaaaGCCGGTCAGTATCGCGTCCTAATGAGGAGAAGAATTCGAACGACGTTGAAGGGAGATGACATCTGGGAACCACCATTTCATACGCACGAGAAAGGTCGCGTTGCTGGTGGCGAAAA ATTTTACGTTCAAGATTTAAACGGACAAAAGTCTAACAACCTGCCAAAAGAAAGACGTTTACCCTGGTTAGCGCTGAACGAA GTTTTTATGGCGGAAAGTTTATCTGCCAGGACAAGCGACTTGCTGATCAAAGTTAACGATGAAGAGAAGTACCACATGGTGAAAAGCTCTGGACTGTGCATTAGCACTGGTACAGGTTCAACGTCTTGGTACAAATCGATAAACAGCGTCAGTCCGCAAATAGTGCGGGACATAGTAAATGTAGTTGGCGAGAAAAGAGAGTTCAGCAGAGAGGAGATCGAAAAAATCTGCGTTACTTTTAACGATAGTTTGCGTTTCGATGCTG AGGATCAAAGACTCTGTTACGCAGTAAGGGACATGATAGTGAACGACTTGTGGCCAGTACCAAAATGCTTGAATCCTCGAGGATTCTGTAAAAAGTTAACCGTAAGATCGCAGTGTTTTGACGCTGGTTTAGTTCTCGACGGCGGTATCGCGGTGCCGTTCAATTTCGGAGCGACCGCGGTGATGGAAACACACCCCGAAGATTCTCTGCGATCGTTGATCCTTCCGGATTGA
- the LOC116424721 gene encoding NAD kinase 2, mitochondrial isoform X2 produces MLASHIATKNVEQQVIEVLKKMNIEYKIINRKNLDLSNFTWADLILPIGGDGTFLLASNMIFDDKKPIIGINSYPERSEGFLMLSAQYTKRIPDIFEMLKAGQYRVLMRRRIRTTLKGDDIWEPPFHTHEKGRVAGGEKFYVQDLNGQKSNNLPKERRLPWLALNEVFMAESLSARTSDLLIKVNDEEKYHMVKSSGLCISTGTGSTSWYKSINSVSPQIVRDIVNVVGEKREFSREEIEKICVTFNDSLRFDAEDQRLCYAVRDMIVNDLWPVPKCLNPRGFCKKLTVRSQCFDAGLVLDGGIAVPFNFGATAVMETHPEDSLRSLILPD; encoded by the exons ATGTTGGCTAGTCATATCGCGACGAAAAATGTGGAACAACAGGTGATCGAAGTGTTGAAGAAGATGAACATAGAGTACAAGATAATAAACAG AAAGAATCTCGACCTATCGAATTTCACATGGGCCGACTTGATTCTTCCGATAGGCGGCGATGGTACGTTCCTACTGGCGTCGAATATGATATTCGATGACAAAAAACCGATTATCGGTATTAACTCGTATCCCGAAAGATCAGAAGGATTCCTCATGCTCTCAGCACAGTATACGAAAAGAATACCCGACatttttgaaatgttgaaaGCCGGTCAGTATCGCGTCCTAATGAGGAGAAGAATTCGAACGACGTTGAAGGGAGATGACATCTGGGAACCACCATTTCATACGCACGAGAAAGGTCGCGTTGCTGGTGGCGAAAA ATTTTACGTTCAAGATTTAAACGGACAAAAGTCTAACAACCTGCCAAAAGAAAGACGTTTACCCTGGTTAGCGCTGAACGAA GTTTTTATGGCGGAAAGTTTATCTGCCAGGACAAGCGACTTGCTGATCAAAGTTAACGATGAAGAGAAGTACCACATGGTGAAAAGCTCTGGACTGTGCATTAGCACTGGTACAGGTTCAACGTCTTGGTACAAATCGATAAACAGCGTCAGTCCGCAAATAGTGCGGGACATAGTAAATGTAGTTGGCGAGAAAAGAGAGTTCAGCAGAGAGGAGATCGAAAAAATCTGCGTTACTTTTAACGATAGTTTGCGTTTCGATGCTG AGGATCAAAGACTCTGTTACGCAGTAAGGGACATGATAGTGAACGACTTGTGGCCAGTACCAAAATGCTTGAATCCTCGAGGATTCTGTAAAAAGTTAACCGTAAGATCGCAGTGTTTTGACGCTGGTTTAGTTCTCGACGGCGGTATCGCGGTGCCGTTCAATTTCGGAGCGACCGCGGTGATGGAAACACACCCCGAAGATTCTCTGCGATCGTTGATCCTTCCGGATTGA